The Oryza glaberrima chromosome 5, OglaRS2, whole genome shotgun sequence DNA segment TTCATGGCACTGTTTTGAATTACGTAGTAATAAATTCTCGCACAACTCATATCTATCAGAACAGtgaaatatacatatatcataaTGGATGAAACTGAGTTTACATGATACTTTTTcgaggtaaaaaaaatgaactaaatGTTGGAAGGTTGAAAAGCCTAATATTTAAAACGGAAATGCGAAATTTCTATCGACAGAAAACACAAcctcaaatcttgcaaattttggatcactggatgtgcttcacgattcgtgctcttcttctccaactccagcgaccacctcttcttctccagcGCCGGCGAACCCAAACTCTGGCAGAGGGCCGACGAATTAGGGTCCCGGGGTGGGGtaggggtgggggggggggggggaagggagggagggggaagaggggggagTTCGCCGGCTTTAGAGAGATGGCCATGGGAGGCGGTagcccggcggcgggcggcggatcgggcgggcggcgaggcggcggcggcgccgtcaaAGCCGCGGGGTTGGGAGCAGGCGGTGGCCCGGTGtaggcggccggtggtggcgccccGCCGCGGGCGATGGGGAAGATGACGGacagcacgccgccgccggcttgaggcaaaggaggggagggggagggggccaGTCGGCAaggcctcgccgacgccgttgACACTTttcggccagccggcgaggccggGTGGCGGcacggtgtggcggcagcggcgacggtggcgatgcAGGAGGCGCGCGGTGCTGAGAGGAGCGCTCGAGCGTTGTGCGGCGGCagggaggaaaaaggaaaagtggTTAGGGTTTGATGGGgtttgcacgaatctcaaaTCAATCCAATGGTCACAAATTTACAAGATATTAGGAGGGGTTTTTTGTCAAATGAGGAGTAGACAGTCCCTATTTAAAAGTATTTTAGGAAATGCCAATAAGAAAGTTTTGGTATGTATCATTGCCCCAGATCGGAACAAGAGTTTTTGGTGCGAGTATTTGAATTCATTCGCCTGATTGTACTTGCTCATTACATAACTGCACACAAATGCGTTAGTTAATTAGTTATCAGATGGATAGATCGATCGGTGGCCCAGCTACTGCAGCTGGTGCATGCGTGCGTATATCTGAAACGTGGTTTCATTAATGGAAGGGAATATATCTCCTGGCCAAAGCAACCAACCAGGCCCTAGTATAAGATATTTCAATCGACATTGTGCACCTGCACGTACGGCCTCTCCAACAACGTACAGATCGAGAGAGAATAATGTTGGTCGTGCATATATGCAGCATGCAACTTAGATCGATATCGATCTCATGCATCCACACAGAGCACCTGCATATGCTTCTCTCCTTGGCAATATTATGCTTTAATTtcagctagcttagctgcagGGTGTACTGCTAGCTCCTTGCTAACTTCTGTTGAAAAATGGAACAGGATATGCCGGGCGTTGTTGGTCGATCGGATCGTGGACAGTTACCATGTCGCACTATGCATACACCTAGCGGTTCGATCGATCAATCTCCGGCGTTTCCTTTCTCACGTATTCTAAGGTTAAAATCTCAATTAGTTCTCTCGTACAATTTTATGAGTAAAGATTCTACGACTACATATGAGTAAAATCTAcaatttaacaatttttatatgtacgATTCTACGATCACAACAATCCTAAGCATGCTTGGCACAGTTTTAGCTCTAGCTTCACCTCTCCTGAAGTTGAAGCTCAGCTAAACAATTTCAGCTCTACTTAAAATGGAAGCGGGGCTGGGTGTAGCGttttcacaaaatgaactagagaagTGGAATTGAGTTTAGGCAGCTCTACAACTctactccagactcaactcctgaagttaaatttagaagttgaaaCTCTACCAAACATACCCTTAGAACTTTCGATTTTGATTCACGATCAAGATTTTAACAAACCTTGAACGTATTGGGCACAGATCGGTTTTTGCATGCCTATACGTGAGAGCGAAGCAACGTACTACATGCCATTGCCATCTCAACTACGTATTAGTTAGCCGCCTACTACTACTTGCTAGGAATATTGCGTACatgtttgtatatatacatatgcgcACACACACACTTGGACAtaattaaagaaaagaaaaggagaaaaaggtgTATATGTAATGGATCTCTTGTTGGGGAATGAACCACACGGGGAAAAGGTTGAATTGTGCACAGTATTGCATTCCTCCTGCTCATTGGTACCAGATGAGGATAGAGAAATCAGAGAGAGGGATAGTACGGGTGTGTGTGATTACAAGTAGCTTTTAACAGGGACAAGCTAGCTGCTGCCTGCAagctttccttcttttttttttcccctctcgaCGATCTCTCTCTCATCAGGACCCCGGCCTTAAGTTGTTTCTTCCCTATCAGCTCAggtctctctcgatctctcctaGCTAGATAGATAGCTTAATTAGCAGCTAGAGATGTGTCTCTAGCTAAGCTAACTAGCTAGTAGGCTTCTTCTTTTAATCCGGCATTGTTCTTGGCTGCTGGTCTTAGTTTTTGGCTGTCATGTATGGAGTTAGTGGTAAAATACTAggttaattaataatataaggCGTGTGTATATATtggtgtggaggaggaggagaaagggggtTGGCCGGAGAGATCGATGACGTGGTGCAACAGCTTCAGCGACGTCCGCACCGCCGTGGACAGTAGcttgtcgccggccgccgccgtggccgccgccgcggggaagaaggcggcggcgtcgctcgCCGTCCTCGTCAAGATGTGCCCCTCCTGCGGCCACCGCGCGCGGTATGAACAGGTATATATACTGCGTGATCAAGATcatgccttcttcttcttctttttttctgaatgcAACAGCCAACAGCTATAAATTCAGCAAGTGATAACTGATCATATATACTGCGTAGTACTACATTAATTCTTCTTTTGGTTGAGATGCAaatcaacaaattaattaagatgaaTTATTgcaggagacgacgacgatccAGGACCTGCCGGGGCTGCCGGCCGGAGTGAAGTTCGATCCGACGGACCAGGAGCTTCTTGAGCATTTGGAAGGGAAGGCGAGGCCGGACTCGAGGAAGCTCCACCCTCTCGTCGACGAGTTCATCCCCACCATCGAGGGCGAGAATGGCATCTGCTACACCCATCCCGAGAGGCTTCCCGGTGGGTGTAAATTCTTTTTTCTTACAGTGGAATCAGAATCGGTAGCTTAAAATTCTTGATAAATGAGTTGATCGTTGCGTGCATTTGTGGgtgtaaataaatttgaaaaattaattcAGGTGTGAGCAAGGACGGGCTGGTGAGGCACTTCTTCCACCGGCCGTCGAAGGCGTACACGACGGGGACGAGGAAGCGGCGGAAGGTGCACAGCGACGAGGTCGATGGCGGCGAGACGCGGTGGCACAAGACCGGCAAGACGAGACCGGTGATGGCCAACGGCCGGCCCAGGGGCTACAAGAAGATCCTCGTCCTCTACACCAACTACGGCAAGCAGCGCAAGCCGGAGAAGACCAACTGGGTGATGCACCAGTACCACCTCGgctccgacgaggaggagcgggacggcgagctcgtcgtctCCAAGGTCTTCTTCCAGACGCAGCCCAGGCAGTgcggctccaccgccgccgccgccgccgccaaggaggcctccgccgccgtcgccgccgccgtggtgaaCAGCAACTACTCCATCGTCCATGGCCAtcaaggtggtggtggtggtagcttTCTCAAGGAGGCAAACGTTGTGCACGAGTTCTACGACCCGGCAGCAACGATGGGTTACCGGCCACCTGCTCCTGCTGCGCACTTCGCGCCAAACTTCGCGGTGCACGCGGCAAGGAACAGCTTTGGTGGCCCTTGAAGGAAAAACCAAAATTACACAAAATCTACACATTACCGTTTATACCGATATGATTCACATAGGTGCCATTATATTACATTCTTAACCTTACATTCATCCATCAGTTATTTGCAGTTTTGTTCAAAGTTGTTATATCGTTTCCGATGCTATATGTGCAAAGATTATTACTTCACGCCGTTCTAACTCGAAAATGTCAATTAATGTATCAGTTTGTACATGTATACATGCACATGGAAGAGGTCCTGATGATGCATCACTTCATATATATCTTTAGATGTCTCGGATGGATGGTTCTAACATTATAGCTAGAGAAATTAACCTTGATCTCTGTTTCGTAGTCCCCAACATATAGGATTATTTCGTTAGTACAAACACGGAAGCCAGATATAATGGAGGGTTTGCAAACCAAATTTCTACGCCCTCCGACCCAAAATAAGTTGAACTACACGCTGagtttattttgagacagagtgAGTaataactaaacacagccacatAGGTACTACAAACACTTGCCAATGATGCATGCAAAATAAACTGCACCAAGTTAACAATAACACAAACTGGAGTTTCAGGCTAAGTTACATTAGTTATTTCGCGCTCTCACCTCAACCGTGACAACAACGTTCATCGCAACAGGGAAAATCTAGCACGCATAAATAGAAAACCGCTACTTGCCAACTACGTGCTTCTCATATAAGGCGACGATGTCCTTCTTGTTGGGATTCTTCAGTTGCAGGAGTTGAGCACCAAACCCATGCTTAGTGAGCTCCTGCTTCAGCTTCAGCACAGTGAACTTGGTGTAGTCTTCAGTCTCCGTCTCCTGCGCTTGCTGGCTCCCGTTGTTAGTGTCTTCTCCTACAAATACAGAGCCACCGTCCTCGGTGTGATTGCTCTTAAACGGGCTCGTCGTGCTTTTTGATCGTTTCCTTCGCCTGCCAGTGTTGTCATCGTCGATATCCATATCATGGACAGACTCAGTAGCTTCACCCCTCAGGCGCCTTGCATGTGAGGCCTTAAGCTTGCTGTCCAGTGCGGTTTCATTGAACCGAACAGATGTCAGCTCTTGTTGGAGCATATCTAACTTGCTTTGAGTTGCCTGCAACTGCAGTGACAGAGCCTCAGCTCTCCTATTGGCCTCAGCGCAGGCTTCTCGTTCTGTCTCCAGTAGACTCTCAAGAACTTGAACTGTACTGGACCTTTGCTGGTTGCTCCGTTGCATCATCTCATCAATTTCCTTTTCCCGCTCGTCAACCCTTTGTTCAAGCGATGAAACCTTACATACAGCATCCTTCTCAGACTGACCAACTCGCTCAATTTCTTCCAGCATCttattcttctctctctccagaCCTTCAACCTGTCTCTCCATTCTTTCTATTAACGCAAGTCTCTCCATTGCTAGCCTCTGCGCTTCACCCTTATCCTTCTGGGAAGCAACAGCTTCTGCACGAGCTACGTCAGCCAATTCCGTTGCTCGTTTAGCCTCCCTTTCAGCTTCCTTGCACCGCCTGTCTGCCTCATCAAACCTCTTGCACTCTGTTAGATACTT contains these protein-coding regions:
- the LOC127773309 gene encoding NAC domain-containing protein 73-like, producing the protein MTWCNSFSDVRTAVDSSLSPAAAVAAAAGKKAAASLAVLVKMCPSCGHRARYEQETTTIQDLPGLPAGVKFDPTDQELLEHLEGKARPDSRKLHPLVDEFIPTIEGENGICYTHPERLPGVSKDGLVRHFFHRPSKAYTTGTRKRRKVHSDEVDGGETRWHKTGKTRPVMANGRPRGYKKILVLYTNYGKQRKPEKTNWVMHQYHLGSDEEERDGELVVSKVFFQTQPRQCGSTAAAAAAKEASAAVAAAVVNSNYSIVHGHQGGGGGSFLKEANVVHEFYDPAATMGYRPPAPAAHFAPNFAVHAARNSFGGP